One part of the Alistipes onderdonkii genome encodes these proteins:
- a CDS encoding FecR family protein, with protein MEKELLHRFFDGRASVEEEKQVLDWIDRDPANRRELLAERRLFDSMLMLADPGRTTRKPKVLTLPRWTREVLKYAAVILVIAGAGGIYVSRMYDKFLLTGNTITVPAGQHIDVQLPDGTKVCMNALSELHYPTFFVGRERKVRLKGEAFFDVSHDRKHPFVVETYACDVEVLGTKFNVKARSEDGEFVASLVEGKVRVTDRFNTNNHVELRPREQVTHLNGRLILGRIPEHEGFLWREGLIAFRDASFGDLLDEFEKYYGVKIEVRRQDIPTNLFTGKIRISEGIDHALWVLQQSADFQYTRNELKDMIYIH; from the coding sequence ATGGAAAAAGAATTACTACACCGGTTTTTTGACGGGCGCGCGTCCGTAGAAGAGGAAAAACAAGTCCTCGACTGGATCGACCGTGATCCGGCCAACCGCAGGGAACTGCTTGCCGAGCGCCGTTTGTTCGATTCGATGCTGATGCTGGCCGACCCCGGACGCACGACACGCAAGCCGAAGGTTTTGACCCTGCCGCGCTGGACACGCGAAGTCCTCAAATACGCTGCGGTCATCCTGGTCATTGCGGGAGCAGGGGGTATCTATGTCTCGCGGATGTATGACAAGTTCCTGTTGACGGGCAATACGATCACCGTCCCGGCAGGCCAGCATATCGACGTGCAGCTGCCCGACGGCACGAAGGTCTGCATGAATGCGCTTTCCGAACTGCATTACCCGACTTTCTTCGTCGGGCGCGAGCGGAAGGTGCGGCTCAAGGGCGAGGCATTCTTCGACGTGTCGCATGACCGGAAGCATCCTTTCGTCGTCGAGACCTATGCCTGCGACGTGGAGGTGCTGGGTACGAAATTCAACGTCAAGGCCCGTTCGGAAGACGGGGAATTCGTCGCCTCGCTCGTCGAGGGTAAGGTGCGCGTGACGGATCGCTTCAATACGAACAACCATGTCGAGCTGCGCCCGCGCGAACAGGTGACACACCTCAACGGACGGCTGATCCTGGGGCGGATACCCGAGCACGAAGGGTTCCTGTGGCGCGAGGGGCTGATTGCTTTCCGCGACGCTTCGTTCGGGGATTTGCTCGATGAGTTCGAGAAATATTACGGCGTGAAGATCGAGGTGCGGCGCCAGGATATACCGACCAACCTTTTCACCGGGAAGATCCGTATCTCCGAGGGTATCGACCATGCCCTGTGGGTTTTGCAGCAGAGCGCCGATTTCCAGTATACGCGCAACGAACTGAAAGACATGATTTATATACACTGA
- a CDS encoding RNA polymerase sigma-70 factor, translating to MNECMELQSETILDLKAFNRLFGEYQQRFIRFAGTYVSDAATAEDIVMESFMAAWEKRDMLSASAFPPYALTIVKNKCLNHLRSQGVRLRAAEDIHSHGARMLRTRISTLEACNPEELFSEEARRLVNETLDRLPEKTRAIFIRSRFDGKSYKEIAAEMDVTVKSVEFEVSKAMKILRVALKDYLAFFIFWFYIN from the coding sequence ATGAATGAGTGTATGGAGTTGCAATCCGAGACGATTCTGGATCTGAAGGCGTTCAACCGCCTGTTCGGGGAGTACCAACAACGGTTTATCCGTTTCGCGGGCACTTATGTCTCCGATGCAGCCACGGCCGAGGATATCGTCATGGAGAGCTTTATGGCCGCCTGGGAAAAACGCGATATGCTTTCCGCCTCCGCCTTCCCTCCCTACGCGCTCACGATCGTCAAGAACAAATGCCTGAACCATCTGCGTTCGCAGGGCGTCCGCCTGCGTGCCGCCGAGGATATCCACTCCCACGGTGCGCGCATGCTCCGAACCCGCATCTCGACCCTCGAAGCCTGCAACCCCGAGGAACTGTTCAGCGAGGAGGCGCGGCGGTTGGTGAACGAGACGCTGGACAGACTTCCGGAAAAGACCCGCGCGATTTTTATCCGCAGCCGCTTCGACGGCAAAAGCTATAAGGAGATCGCCGCCGAAATGGACGTTACGGTCAAGAGCGTCGAATTCGAAGTCTCGAAGGCGATGAAAATCCTGCGCGTGGCACTCAAAGATTACCTGGCTTTTTTTATTTTCTGGTTTTATATCAATTGA
- the pyrB gene encoding aspartate carbamoyltransferase: MRHLIDPTDLTVAETEQIVALAEDIIANRAKYSEACKGKKLATLFYEPSTRTRLSFTSAMMELGGSVIGFSDANSSSVSKGETVADTVRVIRCFADIIAMRHFKEGAPLVASQYAGVPVINAGDGSHSHPTQTLTDLLTIKREKGRFDNMTIGFCGDLKFGRTVHSLIKALSRYSGIKVILIAPQELRLPDYMLAEMSENSKLEFREVETMEEVMPELDVLYMTRVQKERFLDEEEFDRVKNSFVLNPEKLGTAKEDMIILHPLPRVNEITRAVDNDPRAAYFRQVENGKFVRMALILTLLRWADRNKPFERTPVFNGEYVVNEMECSNRRCISATEDVDQLFYRTADGTCRCAYCEAKAR; the protein is encoded by the coding sequence ATGCGACATTTAATCGATCCGACCGACCTGACGGTTGCCGAAACCGAACAGATCGTTGCGCTGGCGGAGGACATCATCGCCAACCGTGCCAAATACAGCGAGGCGTGCAAGGGAAAGAAGCTGGCGACGCTCTTCTACGAACCGTCGACCCGTACGCGCCTGAGTTTCACCTCGGCCATGATGGAGCTGGGCGGCAGCGTCATCGGTTTCTCGGACGCCAACTCGTCGTCCGTGTCGAAGGGCGAGACCGTGGCCGATACCGTACGTGTGATCCGCTGCTTCGCGGACATCATCGCCATGCGCCACTTCAAGGAGGGGGCGCCGCTCGTGGCCTCGCAGTATGCCGGGGTGCCGGTCATCAATGCCGGCGACGGCAGCCACAGCCACCCGACGCAGACGCTGACCGACCTGCTGACGATCAAGCGCGAAAAGGGGCGTTTCGACAACATGACGATCGGCTTCTGCGGCGACCTCAAGTTCGGCCGCACCGTCCATTCGCTCATCAAGGCGCTGTCGCGCTACTCGGGCATCAAGGTCATCCTGATCGCCCCGCAGGAGCTGCGCCTTCCCGACTACATGCTGGCCGAGATGAGCGAGAACTCGAAGCTGGAGTTCCGCGAGGTGGAGACCATGGAGGAGGTGATGCCCGAACTGGACGTTCTCTACATGACGCGCGTACAGAAGGAGCGCTTCCTCGACGAGGAGGAGTTCGACCGCGTGAAGAACAGCTTCGTGCTCAACCCCGAGAAACTCGGGACAGCCAAGGAGGATATGATCATCCTGCATCCGCTGCCGCGCGTGAACGAGATCACGCGTGCCGTGGACAATGACCCGCGCGCGGCCTATTTCCGGCAGGTCGAGAACGGTAAGTTCGTGCGTATGGCACTGATCCTGACCCTGCTCCGCTGGGCCGACCGGAACAAGCCGTTCGAACGGACTCCGGTTTTCAACGGCGAGTATGTGGTCAACGAGATGGAGTGTTCCAACCGCCGTTGCATCTCCGCCACGGAGGATGTCGACCAATTGTTCTACCGCACGGCCGACGGCACCTGCCGCTGCGCCTACTGCGAGGCCAAAGCCAGGTAA
- the pyrE gene encoding orotate phosphoribosyltransferase produces the protein MEKSIAKDLLSIGAVFLRPEQPFTWASGIKSPIYCDNRLTLTAPVVRGHVEAGLAGIVRTKFPGAEVLMGTSTAGIAHAAITATILDLPMGYVRSGSKDHGRGNRIEGKLEQGQKVVVIEDLISTGGSCIEVVNALREAGAEVLGVASIFTYGMKKGLERLKEAGVVNYSLSNLDALVEVAAEEGYIEPGDKARLLKFRDNPSDESWMDK, from the coding sequence ATGGAGAAATCAATTGCGAAAGACCTGCTCTCGATCGGCGCGGTATTCCTGCGCCCCGAGCAGCCGTTTACCTGGGCCAGCGGTATCAAGAGCCCGATCTATTGCGACAACCGCCTGACGCTGACGGCACCTGTCGTGCGCGGACATGTCGAGGCCGGGCTTGCCGGGATCGTCCGCACCAAATTCCCCGGTGCCGAGGTGCTGATGGGCACTTCGACCGCCGGCATCGCCCATGCGGCCATCACGGCGACGATCCTCGACCTGCCGATGGGTTATGTGCGCAGCGGTTCGAAAGACCATGGCCGCGGCAACCGGATCGAAGGCAAACTGGAGCAGGGGCAGAAGGTCGTCGTGATCGAAGACCTGATCTCGACCGGCGGTTCCTGCATCGAGGTGGTGAACGCCCTGCGCGAGGCCGGTGCCGAGGTGCTGGGTGTGGCTTCGATCTTCACCTACGGCATGAAAAAGGGGCTTGAGCGCCTGAAAGAGGCCGGCGTCGTCAATTACAGCCTTTCGAACCTCGATGCGCTGGTGGAGGTCGCCGCCGAAGAGGGGTATATCGAGCCCGGGGATAAGGCCCGGCTGCTGAAGTTCCGCGACAACCCCTCGGACGAAAGCTGGATGGACAAATAG
- a CDS encoding S41 family peptidase, translated as MKTLLRMSLAAAAVLCLLPAGAQTPAGDAVSDFDYAVDVVERAYAGYPDKTAGREAEYAALKGRLQSEISGDRDVYDAIAEYLGWFDDSHLQTPGVEAYRAKSLRRDTDYAGRMKRYDPQFMHCRVDEDTYLIRFPSCDLTDAEIAGVRAAVAAYRASGCENLVVDIRGNMGGSDNAYEPLLKLLYDQEGAEDAMEYRVSDIAIAHVREFAGNTERGRRKVARMERTPAGEFLEEGKTYRIRYDSVSPVPRRAALIVDGRVASSGEQLVLEIKACSRRTTVYGQDNTLGCLDYSNCEILYFPRDTARWMIVPVTRSKRIPAGRGIDREGIAPDVRIPLPLPATLADNVDPWVEWVAGELKK; from the coding sequence ATGAAGACCTTGCTGCGAATGTCGCTGGCGGCTGCGGCCGTGCTTTGCCTGCTGCCCGCCGGGGCACAAACCCCGGCAGGGGACGCTGTGTCCGATTTCGACTATGCCGTCGATGTCGTGGAACGCGCCTATGCCGGCTATCCGGACAAGACCGCGGGCCGCGAAGCGGAGTACGCCGCACTGAAAGGGCGGCTGCAAAGCGAGATTTCCGGCGACCGTGACGTCTATGATGCCATTGCCGAATACCTCGGCTGGTTCGACGATTCGCACCTCCAAACACCCGGTGTCGAAGCCTACCGGGCTAAGTCGCTGCGCCGCGATACGGACTATGCCGGGCGGATGAAGCGTTACGATCCGCAGTTCATGCACTGTCGCGTGGACGAAGATACGTATTTGATCCGATTCCCGTCGTGCGACCTGACCGATGCCGAAATCGCCGGAGTGCGGGCCGCTGTCGCGGCTTACCGCGCCTCGGGCTGTGAGAACCTTGTCGTCGACATCCGCGGCAATATGGGCGGGAGCGACAATGCCTATGAACCCCTGCTCAAACTGCTCTACGACCAGGAAGGTGCGGAGGATGCCATGGAGTACCGCGTATCGGATATAGCCATCGCCCACGTCCGGGAGTTTGCCGGGAATACGGAGCGGGGACGCAGGAAGGTTGCGCGTATGGAGCGAACCCCGGCCGGGGAATTTCTCGAAGAGGGCAAAACCTACCGTATCCGTTACGATTCGGTGTCGCCGGTGCCCCGGCGCGCCGCGCTGATCGTCGACGGCCGGGTGGCTTCGTCGGGTGAGCAGCTGGTGCTCGAAATCAAGGCGTGCAGCCGTCGTACGACCGTCTACGGACAGGACAACACGCTGGGGTGCCTCGACTATTCGAACTGCGAGATACTTTATTTCCCTCGGGACACGGCGCGTTGGATGATCGTGCCCGTCACCCGTTCCAAACGGATTCCCGCAGGGCGCGGCATCGACCGGGAGGGGATCGCGCCCGACGTGCGCATCCCGTTGCCGCTGCCCGCGACGCTCGCCGACAACGTCGACCCGTGGGTCGAGTGGGTGGCCGGGGAACTGAAAAAATAA
- a CDS encoding glutaredoxin family protein, producing the protein MKPVKLFYLKNCPFCKKALRYIEEARAAHPELAAVGIEMIEESEQPALADTFDYYYVPTFYVDGVKVHEGGVYPEEVEKILRSALE; encoded by the coding sequence ATGAAACCGGTAAAACTTTTCTACCTGAAAAACTGCCCCTTCTGCAAGAAGGCGCTGCGTTACATCGAAGAGGCCAGGGCGGCGCACCCCGAGCTGGCTGCCGTCGGGATCGAGATGATCGAGGAGTCGGAGCAGCCTGCGCTGGCCGACACGTTCGACTATTACTACGTGCCGACATTCTATGTCGATGGCGTGAAGGTGCACGAAGGCGGGGTTTATCCCGAGGAGGTGGAGAAGATTTTACGTTCGGCACTGGAATAA
- the pyrF gene encoding orotidine-5'-phosphate decarboxylase, with amino-acid sequence MQHDVIIACDFKSAEDTFKFLDLFRGEARKPFLKIGMELFYAEGPEIVREIKRRGHKIFLDLKLHDIPNTVKKAMAVLSRLDVDMCNVHAAGTIEMMKYALEGLTREDGTRPLLIAVTQLTSTSEERMQQELLIASSIGDTIVKYAQNTKAAGLDGVVCSPLEAGMVHQACGKEFLTITPGVRFADGDVADQVRVTTPARAREIGSDFIVVGRPITAAADPVAAYRRCVDEFCG; translated from the coding sequence ATGCAACATGACGTAATTATCGCCTGCGACTTCAAGTCTGCGGAAGATACCTTCAAATTCCTCGACCTGTTCAGGGGCGAGGCACGCAAACCTTTCCTCAAGATCGGCATGGAGCTGTTCTACGCCGAAGGGCCGGAAATCGTGCGTGAGATCAAGCGCCGGGGGCACAAGATTTTCCTCGACCTCAAGCTGCACGATATTCCCAATACGGTGAAGAAGGCGATGGCCGTACTGTCGCGGCTGGATGTGGATATGTGCAACGTCCATGCGGCGGGTACCATCGAGATGATGAAATATGCCCTCGAGGGGCTCACGCGCGAGGACGGTACGCGCCCCCTGCTGATCGCCGTGACACAGCTCACCTCGACCAGCGAGGAGCGTATGCAACAGGAGCTGCTGATCGCATCTTCGATCGGCGACACGATCGTGAAATACGCGCAGAATACCAAGGCCGCAGGGCTTGACGGCGTGGTATGCTCGCCGCTCGAAGCGGGCATGGTACACCAAGCCTGCGGAAAAGAGTTCCTCACAATCACGCCCGGCGTGCGTTTTGCAGACGGTGACGTGGCGGATCAGGTGCGTGTCACCACGCCTGCCCGTGCGCGGGAGATCGGCTCCGACTTCATCGTCGTGGGACGCCCGATCACCGCCGCGGCCGACCCCGTGGCAGCCTACCGCCGCTGTGTGGACGAATTCTGCGGATAA
- a CDS encoding dihydroorotate dehydrogenase: MVNKQFIAQNRPAEKPAADMSVSLSGLRLDNPVVPASGTFGYGNEFRDFYDINILGSFSFKGTTRDARFGNPTPRIAECTAGMINAVGLQNPGIDAVIAEELPRLKTFFHKPVIANISGFSVEEYAYCCERIDREPQVGIIEVNVSCPNVRHGGMSFGTSPECAAEVTRAVKAVTTKPVYIKLSPNVTDIVSIARACEEAGADGICLINTLLGMRIDVRNRKAVIANTMGGFSGAAVFPVAVRMVYQVAKACKIPVMGCGGVTTARDVIEMMMAGATAVQVGAANLANPYASKEIVEALPAEMQRLGIGRLSDIIGIVE, encoded by the coding sequence ATGGTAAACAAGCAGTTCATCGCACAAAACCGGCCCGCGGAAAAACCCGCCGCGGATATGTCCGTCAGCCTGAGCGGCCTGAGACTGGATAACCCGGTCGTGCCGGCCAGCGGTACGTTCGGGTACGGCAACGAGTTCCGGGATTTTTACGACATCAACATCCTCGGGTCGTTTTCGTTCAAGGGCACCACGCGCGATGCGCGCTTCGGGAACCCCACGCCCCGCATCGCCGAATGTACGGCGGGCATGATCAACGCCGTGGGGTTGCAGAACCCGGGCATCGACGCCGTGATCGCCGAAGAGCTGCCGCGCCTGAAGACTTTTTTCCATAAACCCGTGATCGCCAATATCAGCGGCTTTTCGGTCGAGGAGTACGCCTATTGCTGCGAGCGGATCGACCGCGAGCCGCAGGTCGGCATCATCGAGGTCAACGTCTCGTGCCCCAACGTGCGGCACGGCGGCATGTCGTTCGGCACGTCGCCCGAGTGTGCCGCCGAGGTGACGCGCGCCGTGAAGGCCGTGACGACCAAACCCGTTTACATCAAGCTGTCGCCCAACGTCACGGACATCGTTTCGATCGCCCGGGCGTGCGAGGAGGCGGGCGCCGACGGCATCTGCCTGATAAATACCCTGCTGGGGATGCGGATTGACGTCAGGAACCGCAAGGCGGTCATCGCCAATACGATGGGCGGTTTTTCGGGTGCCGCGGTCTTCCCCGTGGCCGTGCGGATGGTCTACCAGGTTGCCAAGGCCTGCAAAATACCCGTCATGGGGTGCGGCGGCGTGACGACGGCCCGCGACGTGATCGAGATGATGATGGCCGGCGCTACGGCCGTACAGGTCGGCGCCGCGAACCTGGCGAACCCCTATGCCTCGAAGGAGATCGTCGAGGCGCTGCCTGCCGAGATGCAACGGCTCGGGATCGGGCGGCTGAGCGACATAATCGGAATTGTAGAATGA
- a CDS encoding dihydroorotate dehydrogenase electron transfer subunit, with the protein MYKKGIYKILANEPLTATVWRMVLGGDTQWITAPGQFVDIALEGRYLRRPISVCDYDATTLTLIYKVVGEGTAQMSRMAAGGELDLLTGLGNGFDVHNAAQRPLLVGGGVGVPPLYNLAKVLLAAGKRVGVVLGFNTADEVFYADEFRALGCDVDLATADGSAGVRGFVTTAIAECRPEFDYFYACGPLPMLRALCDAVQQDGQLSFEERMGCGFGACMGCSCKTKYGNKRICKEGPVLTKGEVIW; encoded by the coding sequence ATGTATAAAAAAGGCATCTATAAAATCCTTGCCAACGAACCGCTGACGGCGACCGTATGGCGCATGGTGCTCGGGGGGGATACGCAGTGGATCACCGCCCCCGGGCAGTTCGTCGACATCGCCCTCGAAGGCCGTTACCTGCGCCGTCCGATCTCGGTCTGCGACTACGACGCCACGACGCTCACGCTCATCTACAAGGTGGTGGGCGAGGGAACCGCACAGATGAGCCGTATGGCTGCGGGCGGGGAGCTCGACCTGCTGACGGGGCTCGGCAACGGGTTCGACGTGCACAATGCCGCACAGCGTCCCCTGCTGGTGGGCGGCGGCGTAGGCGTGCCCCCGCTCTACAACCTGGCCAAAGTGCTGCTTGCGGCAGGCAAACGGGTCGGTGTGGTGCTCGGGTTCAATACGGCGGACGAGGTTTTCTATGCCGACGAATTCCGGGCGCTGGGCTGCGACGTCGATCTGGCTACGGCCGACGGTTCGGCGGGTGTCAGGGGTTTCGTCACGACGGCCATCGCCGAGTGCCGCCCCGAGTTCGACTATTTCTATGCCTGCGGGCCGCTGCCGATGCTGCGGGCATTGTGCGACGCCGTGCAGCAGGACGGGCAGCTCTCGTTCGAAGAGCGCATGGGCTGCGGTTTCGGGGCCTGCATGGGCTGTTCGTGCAAAACCAAATACGGGAACAAGCGCATCTGCAAGGAGGGGCCCGTATTAACGAAAGGGGAGGTCATATGGTAA
- the carB gene encoding carbamoyl-phosphate synthase large subunit — MPKRKDINKVMVIGSGPIVIGQAAEFDYAGTQACLALKEEGYEVILVNSNPATIMTDTHIADKVYMEPLTLEYVAKIIRFERPDAIVPGLGGQTGLNLAVQLARKGILKECQVEILGTSFESIERAEDRELFKELCESLGEPVIESKIAMSIEEAVEVAAQIGYPVVLRPAYTLGGTGGGFVDNEEQLREMMRHALFLSPVHQVLVEKSIKGYKEIEFEVMRDHNDTAISICCMENIDPVGVHTGDSIVVAPCQTLTNKEFQMLRDSALKIIRELKIEGGCNVQFALDPLSFKYYLIEVNPRVSRSSALASKASGYPIARVTAKVAVGLTLDEIMLANTPASFEPTLDYVVTKVARFPFDKFSDASNKLGTQMKATGEVMSIGRTMEESLLKAMRSLETGVCHIYHKKFDDWSDAQLLEYIKDATDDRLYAIAQLIRNGIDLVLIYDNTKIDMFFLEKFKNIVEFEREVKAHPMDVETLRDAKRMGFSDKFIGQLWGISQYDVYRLREKNGVFPVYKMIDTCASEFSSYVPYFYSTYEDENESVVSDKEKIVVLGSGPIRIGQGVEFDYSTVHAIWSIREAGYEAIIINNNPETVSTDYTTSDKLYFEPLMVEDVMNVIHLEKPKAIVVSLGGQTAINLAEPLAQLGVPIIGTDTQAIKNAEDRGCFEKIMEELRIPQPEAEAVTDIETGVKAAARIGYPVLVRPSYVLGGRAMQIVSNEERLRHYLQTAVEVNEDSPVLVDRYIMGKELEVDAICDGKDVFIPGIMEHVERTGIHSGDSISVYPTFSVSQKAKDKIIGYTVKLGLRIGIVGLYNIQFILDENDEVYVIEVNPRSSRTVPFLSKSTGVPMAHIATQVILGKTLRELGITEVYGKEKKRWYVKAPAFSFAKIRGMDSYLSPEMKSTGEAIGYDDKLTRALYKALQATGMNVSNYGTIFVTIADHDKEQALPLVRRFYDLGFNIEATTGTAEFLRNHGIRTRTRRKLSEGSSEIIDSLCQGHVSYVINTIDVNQHNTRLDGYEIRRTAVENNVTVFTALETVKVLLDVLEEITFGVSTIDAK; from the coding sequence ATGCCTAAGAGAAAAGATATAAACAAGGTAATGGTCATCGGTTCCGGCCCGATTGTCATCGGCCAGGCCGCGGAATTCGATTATGCGGGTACGCAGGCGTGCCTCGCACTCAAGGAGGAGGGATACGAGGTAATTCTGGTGAATTCCAACCCTGCGACGATCATGACCGATACGCATATCGCAGATAAGGTCTACATGGAACCCCTGACGCTCGAATACGTGGCCAAGATCATCCGTTTCGAGCGTCCCGACGCCATCGTGCCGGGGCTGGGCGGCCAGACGGGTCTGAACCTGGCCGTGCAGCTGGCCCGCAAAGGCATCCTGAAGGAGTGCCAGGTCGAGATCCTGGGTACCTCGTTCGAGTCGATCGAACGCGCCGAAGACCGCGAACTTTTCAAGGAGCTGTGCGAGTCGCTGGGCGAACCGGTGATCGAATCGAAGATCGCCATGTCGATCGAGGAGGCCGTGGAGGTCGCCGCCCAGATCGGTTATCCCGTCGTGCTGCGTCCCGCCTATACGCTGGGCGGTACGGGCGGCGGCTTCGTCGACAACGAGGAGCAGCTGCGCGAAATGATGCGCCACGCCCTGTTCCTCTCGCCCGTGCACCAGGTGCTCGTCGAGAAGAGCATCAAGGGCTACAAGGAGATTGAGTTCGAGGTGATGCGCGACCACAACGACACGGCCATCAGCATCTGCTGCATGGAGAATATCGACCCCGTGGGCGTGCATACGGGCGACTCGATCGTCGTGGCGCCGTGCCAGACGCTTACCAACAAGGAGTTCCAGATGCTGCGCGACTCGGCGCTGAAGATTATCCGCGAGCTGAAGATCGAGGGCGGTTGCAACGTGCAGTTCGCACTCGACCCCCTGTCGTTCAAATACTACCTGATCGAGGTGAACCCCCGCGTGTCGCGCTCGTCGGCCCTGGCGTCGAAGGCCAGCGGCTATCCGATCGCGCGTGTGACGGCCAAAGTCGCCGTAGGGCTTACGCTCGACGAGATCATGCTGGCCAATACGCCCGCCAGCTTCGAGCCGACGCTCGATTACGTGGTCACCAAAGTCGCCCGCTTCCCGTTCGACAAGTTCAGCGATGCGTCGAACAAACTGGGTACGCAGATGAAGGCCACGGGCGAGGTGATGTCCATCGGCCGCACGATGGAGGAAAGCCTCCTGAAGGCGATGCGCTCGCTCGAAACGGGCGTCTGCCATATCTACCACAAGAAATTCGACGACTGGTCGGACGCGCAGCTGCTGGAATACATCAAGGACGCTACGGACGACCGCCTCTATGCCATCGCGCAGCTGATCCGCAACGGCATCGACCTGGTGCTGATCTACGACAATACGAAGATCGACATGTTCTTCCTCGAAAAGTTCAAGAACATCGTCGAATTCGAACGCGAGGTGAAAGCGCACCCGATGGATGTCGAAACCCTGCGCGACGCCAAGCGCATGGGATTCAGCGACAAGTTCATCGGCCAGTTGTGGGGCATCTCGCAGTATGACGTTTACCGGCTGCGCGAGAAGAACGGCGTCTTCCCCGTATACAAGATGATCGACACCTGCGCCAGCGAATTCAGCTCCTACGTGCCCTATTTCTACTCGACCTACGAGGACGAGAACGAATCGGTCGTGAGCGACAAGGAGAAGATCGTGGTGCTCGGCTCGGGCCCGATCCGTATCGGGCAGGGCGTTGAGTTCGACTACTCGACCGTGCATGCCATCTGGTCGATCCGCGAGGCCGGTTACGAGGCCATCATCATCAACAACAACCCCGAAACCGTGTCGACGGACTACACTACCAGCGACAAGCTCTATTTCGAACCGCTGATGGTCGAGGACGTGATGAACGTCATCCACCTCGAAAAACCGAAGGCGATCGTCGTGTCGCTCGGCGGACAGACGGCCATCAACCTGGCCGAGCCGCTGGCGCAGCTGGGCGTGCCCATTATCGGTACCGATACGCAGGCGATCAAGAACGCCGAAGATCGCGGTTGCTTCGAGAAGATCATGGAAGAGCTGCGCATCCCGCAGCCCGAGGCCGAGGCCGTCACCGACATCGAGACCGGCGTGAAGGCCGCCGCCCGCATCGGCTACCCGGTGCTGGTGCGCCCGAGCTATGTGCTCGGAGGCCGTGCCATGCAGATCGTTTCGAACGAGGAGCGCCTGCGCCACTACCTGCAGACGGCCGTCGAGGTCAATGAGGATTCGCCGGTGCTGGTCGACCGCTATATCATGGGTAAGGAGCTGGAGGTGGACGCCATCTGCGACGGCAAGGACGTCTTCATCCCCGGCATCATGGAACATGTGGAGCGTACGGGTATCCATTCGGGCGACTCGATCAGCGTCTATCCGACCTTCAGCGTCAGCCAGAAGGCCAAGGACAAGATCATCGGCTATACGGTCAAACTCGGCCTGAGGATCGGCATCGTCGGCCTCTATAACATCCAGTTCATCCTCGACGAAAACGACGAGGTCTACGTCATCGAGGTCAACCCGCGTTCGTCGCGTACCGTGCCGTTCCTTTCCAAGTCGACGGGCGTGCCCATGGCGCACATCGCCACGCAGGTCATCCTGGGCAAGACGCTCCGCGAGCTGGGCATCACCGAAGTCTACGGCAAGGAGAAGAAACGCTGGTACGTCAAGGCCCCGGCTTTCTCGTTCGCCAAGATCCGCGGTATGGATTCGTACCTGTCGCCCGAGATGAAGTCCACGGGCGAGGCGATCGGCTACGACGACAAACTCACCCGCGCGCTTTACAAGGCGTTGCAGGCCACGGGCATGAACGTCTCCAACTACGGTACGATCTTCGTCACGATCGCCGACCACGACAAGGAGCAGGCGCTGCCCCTCGTGCGGCGTTTCTACGACCTGGGCTTCAACATCGAGGCCACGACCGGGACGGCCGAGTTCCTGCGCAACCACGGCATCCGTACCCGTACGCGCCGCAAGCTGAGCGAAGGCAGTTCGGAGATCATCGACTCGCTGTGCCAGGGACATGTGAGCTACGTCATCAACACCATCGACGTCAACCAGCATAACACGCGCCTCGACGGATACGAGATCCGCCGCACGGCCGTCGAGAACAACGTGACGGTATTTACGGCGCTCGAAACGGTGAAGGTGCTGCTGGACGTGCTGGAAGAGATTACGTTCGGGGTTTCGACCATCGACGCGAAGTGA